The following is a genomic window from Nguyenibacter vanlangensis.
CGCGTCGCGCACCCCGCGCTGGACCAGCAGACGCGATCCCGCCACGCAGACCTGTCCCGCATTGCCGGTAAAGGCCCGCAGGATACGCTCGGCCACGGCGCCGACGTCGCGGATATCGTCATAGACGATCTGCGGGCTCTTGCCGCCCAGTTCCAGCGTTACCGGCTTCGGCCCGCTTTCCGCCGCCGCCTTCATGACGGCGATGCCGGTACGGGTCGAGCCGGTGAAGGTCAGCTTGCCGCAGGCGGGGTGGCGGGCCAGCGCGTCGCCCGTCACCGTGCCGCTGCCCTGCACGACGTTGAACAGGCCCGCCGGCACCCCGGCCTCGACCGCCAGGCGGGCCAGCATGACGATCGAAAACGGCGTCATCTCGGACGGTTTCAGCACGACGCCGTTGCCCGCCACCAGTGCCGGCACCACTTTCCAACTGCCCATGACCAGGGGGAAGTTCCACGGCGCGATCGCGCCGACCACGCCGTACGGCTCGGCCATCACCATGCCCAGCAGGTCGGTCTGCGTGGCCGCCACCTCGCCGCCCAGCTTGTCTGCATATTCGGCGAAAAAACGGATGCCCTCGGCCGTGAACGGCACGTCCCAGCCCGCCGTCTCGGCGATCGGCCGGGTGGAGCATACCGTCTCCAGCCGGGCCAGCTCCGCGGCATGGTCCTCGACCAGCCGTGCCCAGCGCCGCATCACCCGCGCGCGCTCGCGCGGCGGGCGATCGGCCCAGCCACTGGCGCGCTGCGCGTCCCGCGCCAGCCGCACCGCGCGATCGACCATGCCTGCGTCCGCTTCCGGCAGCGCGCCCAGCAGGCGGCCATCCGACGGCGCATGGACCGGCAGCACGCCCGCCCCGCCGATCAGCTCTCCGCCGATGAAATGTCCCCAGGGCAGCGTGACCGAAGCAGGATCGAAACTCAATGCCGACATGAAACAACCACCTTGCGGAGCGTGGGCAAACCGTAGCCGGCGCGACACTGCGCCCGGCGTCGCGGCAGGCGCAAACGGCAAAACGCGCGCCGCGCAAATTCGGAGATCTGTGCTTTTCCGGCCGCGATTACGGTATTTTCTGCTCTGGGATACGGTGTTTCTTGCAGGACATGCCACACGTTCCGGACGATGATCGTCGTCCTGATCCCGACAGGATACCGCCATGGATACCGCGCGCCTCATTTCGCTCGACCGCGAGCATCTGATCCATCCCGTCTCGTCCTGGCGCGGCCACGAGGCGGCCGGTGCCACCATCCTGGAGTCCGGCAAGGGCGCGTGGCTGACGGACAGCGAGGGGCGGCGCCTGCTGGACGGGTTCGCCGGCCTGTGGTGCGTCAATACCGGCTATGGTTGCGACAGCGTGATCGAGGCGGGACGCAGGCAGCTTGAAAAACTTCCTTATGCCACGGGGTATTTCGGATTCTCCTGCGAACCGGCGATCGAGCTGGCCGCCCGCCTGACCCGCCATGCGCCGGGCACGCTGAATCGGATCTATTTCTCGCTGGGCGGGTCGGACGCGGTGGACGGCACGCTGCGCTTCATCCGCTATTACCAGAACGCACGCGGCATGCCGCAGAAACGGCACGTGATCGGGCTGGAGAAGGGCTATCACGGCTCGTCCTTCGCCGGGTCGGGCCTGACGGCGCTGCCGGTGTTCCACCGCGACGCGGACGTGCCCCTGCCGTGGCAGCACCATCTTCCCAGCCCCGATCCCTATCGCCATCCCGCCGGGCCGGATGGCGAGGCGATCATCCATGCGTCGGTCCGGGCGCTGCACGATATGGTCGCGTCGCTCGGCGGCCCGGACCAGGTGGCCGCGTTCTACTGCGAACTGGTGCAGGGGTCCGGCGGGGTGATCGTCCCGCCGGACGGATGGGCGCGCGCGATGCAGGCCGCCTGCCGCGAGCTGGACATCCTGTTCGTCGTCGACGAGGTGATCACCGGCTTCGGCCGCACCGGCCCGCTCTTCGCCTGCGCGCATGAAGGGCTGGAGCCCGACATGATGACCGTCGCCAAGGGCCTGACCGCGGGCTATGCCCCGATGGGCGGCGTGTTCCTGTCCGATGCGGTGTACGAGACCATCCGCGACAACACGCCCCCAGGGGTCGCCATCGGCCACGGGCAGACCTATAGCGCCCATCCGGTCAGCGCGGCGATCGGCCTGGCGGTGCTGGACCTCTATGAGGGCGGCCTGCTGGACAATGGCGTGGCGGCGGGGCGCCACCTGGCCGCCAGGCTGGCGGGACTGGGCAACCATCCGCTGGTCGGCGCCACACGCGCCAAGGGCATGCTGGCGGGCATCGAACTGGTGACGGACAAGGCGGCGAAGGCGAAGCCGGACCCGAAACTGGGCATCGCAGGAAAACTGGGGCGCTACGGCTACGAACAGGGTATCCTGTACCGGGCCTTCGCCGATGACGTGATCGGCCTGGCGCCGCCGCTCTGCTGCAGCACGGATGAGATCGACATCCTGTGCGACGGGATCGTCGCGGTCCTGGACCGCGTGATGCGGGACCCCCAGGTCGCGGACGCCATGCGGGGGTGACGGCGCCTTTTTCCGCTTCCTCCATCCGGATAAGAGGGATCATGCAGGTTCAGTTCCGACGTGTCGCCGAAACGGGGCGCAGGACCATCGCGCTGGTCATCGACGGCCGGGCGGTCGAGGCATGCGAGGGCGATACCCTGCTGGTGGCCATGATGACCAACACCACGCGCCTGCGGCAGAACGAGTTCGACCACCGGCCGCGCGCCGGGTTCTGCCTGATGGGCGCCTGCCAGGATTGCTGGGTCTGGACCGAGGACGGCGAACAGTTGCGCGCCTGCTCGACCACGGCGCAGGACGGCATGCGCATCCGCACGCAGGAGGCCGCATGGACGACCGGCCAGTAATCGTCGTCGGCGCCGGGCCGGCCGGCACCCGCGCGGCGCAGCGCCTGGTCCGCGCCGGCCTGCGGCCCATCGTGCTGGACGAAAACGACCGGCAGGGCGGGCAGATCTATCGCCGCCAGCCACCAGGATTCACCCGGCCGGCGGCGCGCCTGTACGGCACCGAAGCCGGAAAGGCAACGGCGCTGCATCGGGATTTCGAAGCCATCCTCCCTGACATCGACTATCGCCCCGGCACGACCGCCTGGGGCGTTTCGGGCGACGTGCTGCTGGCCAGCCGGGGCAGCGCGGTATCGGAACTGTCCTTTTCCGCCGTCATCATCGCGTCGGGGGCGACCGACCGCATCATGCCGTGCCCCGGCTGGACGATTCCGGGCGTCTTTTCACTGGGCGGCGCGCAGATCGCGCTGAAGGCCCAAGCCTGCGCCATCGGCGCGCGGCCGGTCTTCATGGGCACCGGACCGCTGCTCTATCTGGTCGCGTGGCAATATCTGAAGGCCGGCGTGCCGCCCGTCGCGGTCCTGGACACCAGTTCGTACGCCGACCGGCTGCGCGGCCTGCGGCAGATGGCGGCGCGCCCGCGCGTGCTGGCAAACGGCCTGCGTTACCTGGCCGACCTGCGGCGCGCCGGCGTGATGCTGCGCACCGCCATCCGCCCCGAACGCATCGAGGATGACGGCGGCACGGTCGGCGGCATCGCCTGGCGGACCGCGCGGGGCACGCTGCAGCGCGCCGCCTGCGACGCGGTGGGCGTCGGCTACGGGCTGCGTTCGGAAAGCCAACTGGCCGACCTTCTGAAGTGCGATTTCGCCTTCGACTCCGTCTCGGCCCAATGGGCGCCGGTGATCGACGGGTTCGGCCGGACGTCCAACCGCCAAGTTTACCTGGCCGGCGACGGCGCCGTCCTGCGCGGCGCGGACGGGGCCGAGGCCGCCGGAACGCTGGCCGCCTGCGCCCTGCTGCTGGATCGGGACCATCCCGTCGCGACCGCCGAGATCGCCGCCCTGCAACAGCGCGTGGCGGTCATGGACCGGTTCCGCCAGGGGTTGGGCCGCGCCTTCCCCTGGCCGGCCCACCTGGCCGGCGCCCTGCTGGACGAGACGATCGTCTGCCGGTGCGAAAACATCACGGCAGGCGAGATCCGGCACGCCGCGCAGGCGCTGGACGCCCCGGACATCAACCGCGCCAAGGCGCTGGTCCGGCCGGGCATGGGCCGCTGCCAGGGGCGGATGTGCGGATTGGCGGCAGCGGAAATCCTGGCGCATGCACGCGGGGTGCCGGCGGAGCAGGTCGGGCGCATCCGCACGGCAGCGCCCGTCAAGCCGCTGCCGCTCGACAGCAGGATCGTGCCATGAGCCGCGCTCCGTCCGCCGCGCCGCGCCGTGCCGACGTCGTGATCGTCGGCGGCGGCTTCATGGGGGCGGCGACCGCCTTCTTCCTGCGCCGGCACGGCCTGTCCGTGATTCTGCTGGAACGCGACCTGATCGGCCAGGCGGCCAGCGGCGTGAATTTCGGCAATGTCCGCCGCCAGGGCCGCTTTCTGCCGCAATTGCCCCTGTCCAACCTGTCGCGCGACCTGTGGGGGCGCCTGCCGGAACTGATCGGCGAGGATGCGGAATTCCTGCCTTCGGGGCATATCCGCGTCGCCTTTACCGAGGACAACGCCGCCCGCCTGGAACGCTACGCCGCCGATTGCCGGCCCTATGGGCTGGAACTGGAGCTGCTCAGCGGCAATGCCGCGCGGGCCCGCTTTCCCATGCTGGCGCCCGACGTGCATACCGTCTCGTTCTCGCCCGCGGACGGCCACGCGAATCCGCGCCTGGCCGCACCCGCCTTCGGCCGGGCGGCCAGGCGCGCCGGCGCGCACGTGCTGGAAGAAACCGAAGTCACCGGCATCGGCAAGGACGGCGAGGATTTCGTCATCGAGACACGCGGACAGGGCGTCTTTCGCGCCCCGCTGCTGCAGATTTCCACCGGCGCCTGGGCGCAGGCCATGGCCGCGACCTTCGGCGATCATCTGCGCCTGATTCCGCGCGGACCGCAGATGGGCGTGACCGAACCGGTGCCCTATCGGATCGGGCCGGTCATCGGCTTCGCCTCCGACGTGACCGAGGAAGGCGTCTATCTGCGCCAGGTGGCGCGCGGCAACATCGTCTTCGGCGGCGGCAGGCGGACCGACGCCAACCTGGTGACGAAGCGCGCGCCGCTGGACCCGCTGAACACGATCCGCCAGATGCCGCACCTGGCGCGGCTGCTGCCGGACATCGCGCGGCTGCGGGTGATCCGCACCTGGTCGGGGGTGGAAGCCTATCTGGACGACGACATCCCGGTGATGGGCCCCAGTGCCGGGGTGGCCGGGCTGTTCTACGCCTTCGGCTTCTGCGGACATGGATTTCAGCTTGGCCCGGGGGTCGGCCATGTCATGGCGGAACTGATCGCGACCGGAAAAACCAGCGTGCCGATCGACGCCTTTCATATCGGCCGCTTCCGCGGTCCGGACCGGCCGAACGTTTGAACAGCATGGCGGCCGCCTCCTGCCCATCCGCCTCCTGCCCTTCCGCCCCTGGCCCGGTGCGCACGCTGGACGACCTGCCGCCGACACCCTTTCACGCACGGCTGGCGGCGGTCGCGGCGGGCGGCCCGTTCTGCGACGGCTATATCCTCGGCATCGTCGGCATCGCTCTTCCCAGCCTGGCACAGGATCGGCATCTGTCCAGCGGCGGCATCGGCCTGGTCGGCGCCTCGGCCCTGCTGGGGGTGCTGGCGGGTGGCACGCTGGGCGGGGTGGTGGCCGACCGGCTGGGGCGCAAGCCGCTCTTCACCCTCAATATCGCGGCCTTTGTCGTCCTTTCGCTGCTGCAGGCCGCGTGCCCGGACCTGGCGACGCTGGTCCTGCTGCGCTTCCTGCTGGGAGTGGCGGTCGGGGCGGACTATCCGATCGCCACCGCCTATGTGACCGAATTCATGCCCCGCGCCTGGCGCGGCCCGATCCTGTCGGGCCTGATCCTGTCCTGGTGGGTGGGCTATACCGCCAGCTATGCCGTCGGCTATCTGCTGTCGCTGCTGGGGGACGATTTCTGGCGCGCCGGCCTCGCCTCCAGCGCCGTACCGGCGTTGCTGCTGTTCCTGATGCGGGCCGGACTGCCGGAATCCCCTCGCTGGCTGGCCCAGCAGGGCCGGATCGAAGAGGCGCGCGCCGTCGTCCGCCGCCATCTGCGCGCGGATCTTCCGCTGGGGCAGGAAAGCCAGGGCGCCCTGTCGGTGATGCAGATCCTGCGTTCGCGCTATCGCGGGCCCCTGCTGTTCGTCAGCGCCTTCTGGATCCTGCAGAGCGCGCCGGGCTTTGCCATCCATACGCTCCAGGCGCAGTTGCTGACGCAATATCACGTGCCGGGCGCGCTGCTGGGATCGTTTATCCTGACCGGCCTGACCGTGCTGGGGATCCTGCCGGTCTCGCTGGGGCTGATCAACCGGGTCGGCCGGCGGCCGCTGCTGATGAGCACGTTCGCCGTCAGCCTGGCGGGCCTGCTGCTGCTGGGCGCCGCCCCGGCCCCGGCGGAATGGGCGGTGTTCCTGGGCTTCACCCTCTATTCGGTCGCCGAGGCCGCCGGATCGGGCCTGCAGTTCGTCTATCCGAACGAACTGTTCCCGACCGCCATCCGCGCCACCGCCATGGGCCTGGCCTGCTCGTTCAGCCGGCTGGGCGCCGCGTTCGGCACGTTCCTGCTACCCGTCGGCTATGCCCGGTTCGGCATGCAGGCGATGATGCTGGTCGCCGCGGGCTGCATGCTGCTCGGCCTGCTGATCAGTTGGCGCTGGGCGCCGGAGACCACAGGTCTGCGCCTGGACGATACACCCCAGCCCCCGGCGCACCTTGCCGCCGGTTCCCTTTCCGACCTGCCCGAGCGGACTACGCGATGAAACTCACTTCCTACTGGCTCGACACCGCCGCGTCCCCCCAGGGAACGCCGCATGACGCCTTTCCCTCGACCGCGGACGCGGTGGTGGTGGGCGGTGGCTTCACCGGTCTGTCCGCCGCGCATGCTCTGGCGACGCGCGGCCTGTCGGTCGTGGTGCTGGAAGCCGACATGATCGCCTGCCATGCCTCGGGCCGCAATGGCGGGCATGTCAATAACGGCACGGCCGGCAGCTTCCAGGCATTGGCCGCGACCCATGGGCTGGACCATGCGGTCGCGCTGTACCGCTTCTTCGACGACGCCGTGGACACGGTGGAACACCTGGTGGCCGACGCGGCGCTGGAATGCGATTTTCGCCGCTGCGGCAAGCTGAAAGTCGCCTGGACCGCCAAGCATCGCGAGGCCCTGCGCGCCGACCAGGCGGCACTGGCGCGACACGCCGACTCGCAGACGGATTTTCTCGATCGCGACGCGGTGGCGGCGGAAATCGGCACCCCCGCGTTCCAGGGCGGCATTCTCTACCGCAAGAGCGCGCAGATGCATGTCGGCCGCTTCGGAGCCGGGCTGGCGCGGGCGGCCATGACGGCAGGGGCGCGGATCTTCGAGCATACGCCAATGACCGCCTTGCGCCGGACCGCTGGAGGCCATGAGATCATGACCGCGCTGGGTGCGATCCGGACCCGGAAGGTGCTGCTGGCCACCGGTACCAGTCGCCGGGCACCGAACTGG
Proteins encoded in this region:
- a CDS encoding aldehyde dehydrogenase family protein; translated protein: MSALSFDPASVTLPWGHFIGGELIGGAGVLPVHAPSDGRLLGALPEADAGMVDRAVRLARDAQRASGWADRPPRERARVMRRWARLVEDHAAELARLETVCSTRPIAETAGWDVPFTAEGIRFFAEYADKLGGEVAATQTDLLGMVMAEPYGVVGAIAPWNFPLVMGSWKVVPALVAGNGVVLKPSEMTPFSIVMLARLAVEAGVPAGLFNVVQGSGTVTGDALARHPACGKLTFTGSTRTGIAVMKAAAESGPKPVTLELGGKSPQIVYDDIRDVGAVAERILRAFTGNAGQVCVAGSRLLVQRGVRDALLDGIAARAALLRAGRLEDGATRYSPIISARQAAGIEDAVTRSLAGGARALAPLARLEGGGGVFLSPCILDGVTGETPAVRDELFGPVLTVQTFDDEDEALALASHPTYGLAAGVHTASLGRAMRAVRGLKAGTVWVNRYGRSADFVIPTGGFGGSGIGKDLGRQAVEANLRHKSVLMAFED
- a CDS encoding aminotransferase class III-fold pyridoxal phosphate-dependent enzyme, which translates into the protein MDTARLISLDREHLIHPVSSWRGHEAAGATILESGKGAWLTDSEGRRLLDGFAGLWCVNTGYGCDSVIEAGRRQLEKLPYATGYFGFSCEPAIELAARLTRHAPGTLNRIYFSLGGSDAVDGTLRFIRYYQNARGMPQKRHVIGLEKGYHGSSFAGSGLTALPVFHRDADVPLPWQHHLPSPDPYRHPAGPDGEAIIHASVRALHDMVASLGGPDQVAAFYCELVQGSGGVIVPPDGWARAMQAACRELDILFVVDEVITGFGRTGPLFACAHEGLEPDMMTVAKGLTAGYAPMGGVFLSDAVYETIRDNTPPGVAIGHGQTYSAHPVSAAIGLAVLDLYEGGLLDNGVAAGRHLAARLAGLGNHPLVGATRAKGMLAGIELVTDKAAKAKPDPKLGIAGKLGRYGYEQGILYRAFADDVIGLAPPLCCSTDEIDILCDGIVAVLDRVMRDPQVADAMRG
- a CDS encoding (2Fe-2S)-binding protein — encoded protein: MQVQFRRVAETGRRTIALVIDGRAVEACEGDTLLVAMMTNTTRLRQNEFDHRPRAGFCLMGACQDCWVWTEDGEQLRACSTTAQDGMRIRTQEAAWTTGQ
- a CDS encoding FAD/NAD(P)-binding oxidoreductase, translating into MDDRPVIVVGAGPAGTRAAQRLVRAGLRPIVLDENDRQGGQIYRRQPPGFTRPAARLYGTEAGKATALHRDFEAILPDIDYRPGTTAWGVSGDVLLASRGSAVSELSFSAVIIASGATDRIMPCPGWTIPGVFSLGGAQIALKAQACAIGARPVFMGTGPLLYLVAWQYLKAGVPPVAVLDTSSYADRLRGLRQMAARPRVLANGLRYLADLRRAGVMLRTAIRPERIEDDGGTVGGIAWRTARGTLQRAACDAVGVGYGLRSESQLADLLKCDFAFDSVSAQWAPVIDGFGRTSNRQVYLAGDGAVLRGADGAEAAGTLAACALLLDRDHPVATAEIAALQQRVAVMDRFRQGLGRAFPWPAHLAGALLDETIVCRCENITAGEIRHAAQALDAPDINRAKALVRPGMGRCQGRMCGLAAAEILAHARGVPAEQVGRIRTAAPVKPLPLDSRIVP
- a CDS encoding FAD-dependent oxidoreductase, with the translated sequence MSRAPSAAPRRADVVIVGGGFMGAATAFFLRRHGLSVILLERDLIGQAASGVNFGNVRRQGRFLPQLPLSNLSRDLWGRLPELIGEDAEFLPSGHIRVAFTEDNAARLERYAADCRPYGLELELLSGNAARARFPMLAPDVHTVSFSPADGHANPRLAAPAFGRAARRAGAHVLEETEVTGIGKDGEDFVIETRGQGVFRAPLLQISTGAWAQAMAATFGDHLRLIPRGPQMGVTEPVPYRIGPVIGFASDVTEEGVYLRQVARGNIVFGGGRRTDANLVTKRAPLDPLNTIRQMPHLARLLPDIARLRVIRTWSGVEAYLDDDIPVMGPSAGVAGLFYAFGFCGHGFQLGPGVGHVMAELIATGKTSVPIDAFHIGRFRGPDRPNV
- a CDS encoding MFS transporter → MAAASCPSASCPSAPGPVRTLDDLPPTPFHARLAAVAAGGPFCDGYILGIVGIALPSLAQDRHLSSGGIGLVGASALLGVLAGGTLGGVVADRLGRKPLFTLNIAAFVVLSLLQAACPDLATLVLLRFLLGVAVGADYPIATAYVTEFMPRAWRGPILSGLILSWWVGYTASYAVGYLLSLLGDDFWRAGLASSAVPALLLFLMRAGLPESPRWLAQQGRIEEARAVVRRHLRADLPLGQESQGALSVMQILRSRYRGPLLFVSAFWILQSAPGFAIHTLQAQLLTQYHVPGALLGSFILTGLTVLGILPVSLGLINRVGRRPLLMSTFAVSLAGLLLLGAAPAPAEWAVFLGFTLYSVAEAAGSGLQFVYPNELFPTAIRATAMGLACSFSRLGAAFGTFLLPVGYARFGMQAMMLVAAGCMLLGLLISWRWAPETTGLRLDDTPQPPAHLAAGSLSDLPERTTR
- a CDS encoding FAD-binding oxidoreductase, with the translated sequence MKLTSYWLDTAASPQGTPHDAFPSTADAVVVGGGFTGLSAAHALATRGLSVVVLEADMIACHASGRNGGHVNNGTAGSFQALAATHGLDHAVALYRFFDDAVDTVEHLVADAALECDFRRCGKLKVAWTAKHREALRADQAALARHADSQTDFLDRDAVAAEIGTPAFQGGILYRKSAQMHVGRFGAGLARAAMTAGARIFEHTPMTALRRTAGGHEIMTALGAIRTRKVLLATGTSRRAPNWFRRRIMPVGSFIVATAPLPDALLAHILPGRRNVVTTRNIHNYFRTTADGRLIFGGRANFSQSSAASDVKCGQILHRAMTEIFPALQDTPVAYCWGGNVDMSVDRLPHAGEWEGIYYAMGLSGHGVQMSVHLGQLLGRKLAGETVAIPIWNAPWHKIPAYGIAASLMPAVGLYYRIKDRLA